The following are encoded together in the Nymphaea colorata isolate Beijing-Zhang1983 chromosome 14, ASM883128v2, whole genome shotgun sequence genome:
- the LOC126409219 gene encoding uncharacterized protein LOC126409219 isoform X2, whose product MEDAEEGYGDPHEEEESEGEDVQLEEEDVGVSLGTAKGKGIMHGGGSSATATRKRRGANISSVSRGCGRSHSGRTGGGRVPTMRSTNMSGSIKNFFPNYTAAGAPPEIRIAMQSKDIIEAADETIGRWFYDASIPFNAANSYHYQPIEYAIASVGRGYKMPSFHKLRGKILNNIVRDVKTYCDELKLSWKATGCSVMADGWTDIKNRTLVNFLVYCPLGTMFLKSVDLSDTPKTADVLFGIFDKVIEEVGPENVVQFITDNAANYKAAGEMLAARYGTFYWSPCAAHCVNLMLQDLGERDDMKLTVHRCQEITKFIYNHAYVLNLMRKFTNGAELIRPAQTRFATNVLTVQGIVKQRTSLRQMFSSDDWAAYPHAYKRKATTVVDTIFDVDFWESCVHLLKICVPLVKVLRLVDSEDRPSIGYLYESMDRAKEAIRDNMKGKKKLYMPIWKIIDERWSGQLHRPLHAAAYYLNPAIRYLPTFKKDREVEYGMLDCIDVLVSDSKEQDAIHMSINKYDTASGTMARDTAVRCRTTMRPDLWWERFGPDCPELRKLAIRILSQTCSATGCERNWSVFQHIHSKKRNRLEHKRLNDLVYVRYNMKLRQRQLETTSTRKHHNQYDPIFIDHFDILDSWVEEEPAAILDEDDLDFLNVEGAAEIVEEGEAGGEQWNVGDIPFATEGIEEEVNEGSEDDDEE is encoded by the exons atggaagatgcagaggaaggatatggggacccgcatgaagaggaagaaagtgaaggtgaagatgttcagcttgaagaagaagatgttggtgtcagtttgggaacagctaaagggaaaggcatcatgcatggaggtggttcttctgcaactgcaaccagaaaaagaagaggtgcaaatataagttcagtttcacgaggaTGTGGCAGGAGTCATAGTggtcgtactggtggtggtagagtacctactatgaggtcgaccaatatgtctggttcgatcaagaatttttttcccaattatactgctgctggtgctccgcctgagattcgtatagccatgcaatcaaaggatattattgaagcagcagatgaaaccataggaaggtggttctatgatgcatccattcccttcaatgcagcaaactcttatcattatcagcctATAGAATATGCGATTGCTAGTGTAgggcgagggtataaaatgccctcttttcataaattgcgag gtaaaattctcaacaatatagttagagatgtgaagacatattgtgatgaactaaaattgagctggaaagctacaggatgcagtgtaatggcagatgggtggacagacatcaagaacagaacattggtaaacttccttgtatattgccctcttggtactatgttcttaaaatctgttgatttgtctgatactcctaagactgctgatgtgttgtttgggatttttgataaagttatagaagaagttgggcctgaaaatgtcgtacaatttatcactgataatgcagcaaattataaagctgcaggtgaaatgttagcagcacgatatgggacattttattggagtccatgtgctgctcactgtgtaaatcttatgcttcaggatcttggtgaaagggatgatatgaagttgacagttcacagatgccaagaaatcacgaagtttatttacaatcatgcttatgtcttgaatttgatgaggaaattcacaaatggggctgaattgattcgacctgcacaaacacggtttgctacaaatgttttgactgtgcagggtatagtcaagcaaagaacttctctcaggcagatgttttcaagtgatgattgggctgcatatccacatgcctataaaagaaaggctacgacagttgtggataccatcttcgatgttgacttttgggaatcatgtgtgcacttattgaagatttgtgtacctctagtgaaagtcctcagattagttgatagtgaagatagaccttctattggatatttatacgagtctatggatagagccaaggaggccattagagataatatgaagggaaaaaagaagttgtacatgcctatatggaagattatagatgaaaggtggtctggacaacttcatcgcccacttcatgcagcagcctactacctaaatcctgctattagatatcttcccacttttaagaaggacagagaggtcgagtatggcatgttggattgcatTGATGTGTTAGTAAGTGAcagtaaagaacaagacgctatccatatgtcgatcaacaaatatgatacggcttctggtaccatggcgagagacacagcagttcgatgcaggacaactatgcgtccag atttgtggtgggaaaggtttgggcctgattgcccagaattaaggaagcttgcaattagaatcctcagtcaaacatgtagtgcaactggatgtgaaagaaattggagtgtatttcagcacatccatagtaagaagaggaataggctggaacataaaaggttgaatgaccttgtttatgttcgttataatatgaagttgagacaaag gcaactagaaacaacatctacgaggaagcatcacaatcaatatgatcctatcttcattgaccattttgatatattagattcttgggttgaagaagaaccagctgcaatacttgatgaggacgatcttgattttttgaatgttgaaggagcagcagagattgttgaagaaggagaggctgggggggagcaatggaatgttggtgacattccatttgcaacagaggggatagaagaagaagttaatgaaggaagtgaagatgatgatgaagaatga
- the LOC126409219 gene encoding uncharacterized protein LOC126409219 isoform X1, translating to MSDPAWQWCTRVNPKNRLRVKCNYCKQIISGGISRFKHHIAGTHSDVAACNGSQEIPLPAYVKHQCQQLLDAVKASRIEKDMEDAEEGYGDPHEGEESEGEDVQLEQEDVGVSLETTKGKGIMHGGGSSATRKRRGASVSSVSRGRGRSQGRTGGGRVPTMKSSNMSGSIKNFFPNYTAAGAQPEIRIAMQSKDIIEAADETIGRWFYDASIPFNAANSYHYQPIADAIASVGRGYKMPSFHKLRGKILNNIVRDVKTYCDELKLSWKATGCSVMADGWTDIKNRTLVNFLVYCPLGTMFLKSVDLSDTPKTADVLFGIFDKVIEEVGPENVVQFITDNAANYKAAGEMLAARYGTFYWSPCAAHCVNLMLQDLGERDDMKLTVHRCQEITKFIYNHAYVLNLMRKFTNGAELIRPAQTRFATNVLTVQGIVKQRTSLRQMFSSDDWAAYPHAYKRKATTVVDTIFDVDFWESCVHLLKICVPLVKVLRLVDSEDRPSIGYLYESMDRAKEAIRDNMKGKKKLYMPIWKIIDERWSGQLHRPLHAAAYYLNPAIRYLPTFKKDREVEYGMLDCIDVLVSDSKEQDAIHMSINKYDTASGTMARDTAVRCRTTMRPDLWWERFGPDCPELRKLAIRILSQTCSATGCERNWSVFQHIHSKKRNRLEHKRLNDLVYVRYNMKLRQRQLETTSTRKHHNQYDPIFIDHFDILDSWVEEEPAAILDEDDLDFLNVEGAAEIVEEGEAGGEQWNVGDIPFATEGIEEEVNEGSEDDDEE from the exons atgtcggatcctgcatggcagtggtgtacaagggtgaatcccaaaaatagattaagagttaagtgcaattattgtaagcaaatcatatcaggagggatttctcgctttaaacaccatatagctggtacacacagcgatgtggctgcctgcaatggctcccaagagatcccattgccagcgtatgtaaagcaccagtgtcagcaacttcttgatgcagtgaaagcaagtaggattgaaaaggacatggaagatgcggaggaaggatatggggacccacatgaaggagaagaaagtgaaggtgaagatgttcaacttgaacaagaagatgttggtgtcagtttggaaacaactaaagggaaaggcatcatgcatggtggtggttcttctgcaaccagaaaaagaagaggtgcaagtgtaagttcagtttcacgaggacgtggcagaagtcagggtcgtactggtggtggtagagtacctactatgaagtcgagcaatatgtctggttcgatcaagaatttttttcccaattatactgctgctggtgctcagcctgagattcgtatagccatgcaatcaaaggatattattgaagcagcagatgaaaccataggaaggtggttctatgatgcatccattcccttcaatgcagcaaactcttatcattatcagcctatagcagatgcgattgctagtgtagggcgaggatataaaatgccctcttttcataaattgcgaggtaaaattctcaacaatatagttagagatgtgaagacatattgtgatgaactaaaattgagctggaaagctacaggatgcagtgtaatggcagatgggtggacagacatcaagaacagaacattggtaaacttccttgtatattgccctcttggtactatgttcttaaaatctgttgatttgtctgatactcctaagactgctgatgtgttgtttgggatttttgataaagttatagaagaagttgggcctgaaaatgtcgtacaatttatcactgataatgcagcaaattataaagctgcaggtgaaatgttagcagcacgatatgggacattttattggagtccatgtgctgctcactgtgtaaatcttatgcttcaggatcttggtgaaagggatgatatgaagttgacagttcacagatgccaagaaatcacgaagtttatttacaatcatgcttatgtcttgaatttgatgaggaaattcacaaatggggctgaattgattcgacctgcacaaacacggtttgctacaaatgttttgactgtgcagggtatagtcaagcaaagaacttctctcaggcagatgttttcaagtgatgattgggctgcatatccacatgcctataaaagaaaggctacgacagttgtggataccatcttcgatgttgacttttgggaatcatgtgtgcacttattgaagatttgtgtacctctagtgaaagtcctcagattagttgatagtgaagatagaccttctattggatatttatacgagtctatggatagagccaaggaggccattagagataatatgaagggaaaaaagaagttgtacatgcctatatggaagattatagatgaaaggtggtctggacaacttcatcgcccacttcatgcagcagcctactacctaaatcctgctattagatatcttcccacttttaagaaggacagagaggtcgagtatggcatgttggattgcatTGATGTGTTAGTAAGTGAcagtaaagaacaagacgctatccatatgtcgatcaacaaatatgatacggcttctggtaccatggcgagagacacagcagttcgatgcaggacaactatgcgtccag atttgtggtgggaaaggtttgggcctgattgcccagaattaaggaagcttgcaattagaatcctcagtcaaacatgtagtgcaactggatgtgaaagaaattggagtgtatttcagcacatccatagtaagaagaggaataggctggaacataaaaggttgaatgaccttgtttatgttcgttataatatgaagttgagacaaag gcaactagaaacaacatctacgaggaagcatcacaatcaatatgatcctatcttcattgaccattttgatatattagattcttgggttgaagaagaaccagctgcaatacttgatgaggacgatcttgattttttgaatgttgaaggagcagcagagattgttgaagaaggagaggctgggggggagcaatggaatgttggtgacattccatttgcaacagaggggatagaagaagaagttaatgaaggaagtgaagatgatgatgaagaatga